A portion of the Luteolibacter sp. Y139 genome contains these proteins:
- a CDS encoding DUF1003 domain-containing protein: protein MSDPTEKPLQKSPPKTVEEITAKNVRSIVELEQASQRATWGDRLAVRINDACGSMTFLWANALGFAVWMTLNTIILPQPWDPFPFNFLTLVVSLEAIFLSIFLLIAANRQAEVAERRNQLDLQINLLAEQEDTKGLHLLHLIARKVGVEEEGDPDIAVLEQATDPETLVDQIGKIEEEVENSRSTP from the coding sequence ATGAGTGATCCAACCGAGAAGCCACTTCAAAAAAGCCCGCCGAAAACGGTGGAAGAAATCACGGCCAAAAACGTCCGCTCGATCGTGGAGTTGGAGCAGGCTTCCCAGCGTGCCACGTGGGGTGACCGGCTAGCCGTCAGGATCAACGATGCTTGCGGATCCATGACATTCTTGTGGGCCAATGCCCTAGGCTTCGCGGTGTGGATGACCTTGAACACAATCATTCTACCGCAACCTTGGGACCCATTTCCGTTCAATTTCCTGACACTGGTCGTCTCGCTTGAAGCGATCTTTCTCTCGATCTTCCTGCTGATCGCTGCCAACCGCCAGGCAGAAGTGGCGGAGCGCCGCAATCAACTGGATCTTCAAATCAATCTTCTGGCCGAGCAGGAAGACACCAAAGGGCTTCACCTTCTTCATCTGATCGCCCGGAAAGTTGGCGTTGAAGAGGAGGGAGATCCGGACATTGCCGTACTGGAACAAGCGACCGACCCTGAGACCCTCGTCGACCAAATCGGCAAGATTGAAGAAGAGGTCGAAAACTCGCGTAGCACTCCTTGA